One window from the genome of Marinobacter sp. LV10R510-11A encodes:
- the rplP gene encoding 50S ribosomal protein L16 codes for MLQPKRTKFRKVMKGRNTGLAHRANKVSFGEYGLKATTRGRVTARQIEAARRTMTRKIKRGGKIWIRVFPDKPITGKPLEVRMGKGKGSVEYWVAEVQPGRMLYEMEGVTEDIAREAFTLAAAKLPVQTTFVTRTVM; via the coding sequence ATGCTGCAACCAAAACGCACCAAATTTCGCAAGGTAATGAAAGGCCGTAACACCGGCCTTGCTCACCGCGCTAACAAGGTGAGCTTCGGTGAATACGGATTGAAGGCAACCACTCGCGGGCGTGTAACTGCGCGCCAGATTGAAGCCGCACGTCGTACCATGACTCGTAAGATTAAACGGGGTGGTAAGATCTGGATTCGAGTCTTCCCGGACAAGCCGATCACTGGCAAGCCCCTGGAAGTTCGTATGGGTAAAGGTAAAGGTTCTGTCGAGTATTGGGTGGCTGAAGTTCAGCCAGGCCGCATGCTCTACGAGATGGAAGGCGTGACTGAAGATATTGCGCGCGAAGCTTTCACTCTGGCTGCTGCCAAATTGCCGGTACAGACCACCTTTGTAACGAGGACGGTGATGTGA
- the rpsQ gene encoding 30S ribosomal protein S17 — protein MTEATQTARTLSGKVVSNKMEKSIVVLVERQVKHPLYGKYMKRSTKIHAHDESNQCNIGDTVTIQETRPVSKTKSWALVEVTEHASKV, from the coding sequence ATGACCGAAGCTACCCAAACTGCCAGAACTCTGAGCGGCAAGGTCGTGAGCAACAAGATGGAGAAATCCATCGTGGTATTGGTCGAGCGTCAGGTAAAGCACCCTCTGTACGGCAAGTACATGAAGCGTTCAACCAAGATCCATGCTCACGATGAGAGCAACCAGTGCAACATTGGTGACACTGTTACCATTCAGGAAACCCGCCCGGTCTCTAAGACCAAAAGCTGGGCCCTAGTGGAAGTCACTGAACATGCATCCAAGGTGTAA
- the rplV gene encoding 50S ribosomal protein L22 produces the protein MEVAAKYKGARLSAQKARLVADQVRGKAVEEALNILTFSPKKAAGIFKKALESAIANAEHNEGLDVDELRVSTVMVDEGPTLKRIKARAKGRADRIMKRTCHITVKVADK, from the coding sequence ATGGAAGTAGCAGCCAAGTATAAGGGCGCTCGCCTCTCAGCTCAGAAAGCTCGTCTTGTCGCCGACCAAGTCCGCGGCAAGGCTGTTGAGGAGGCGTTGAACATTCTGACTTTTAGCCCAAAGAAGGCGGCGGGGATTTTCAAGAAAGCTCTTGAGTCTGCCATCGCTAACGCTGAGCATAACGAAGGTCTGGACGTTGACGAACTGCGGGTTTCCACTGTTATGGTGGATGAAGGCCCGACGCTCAAGCGGATCAAGGCTCGAGCCAAGGGGCGCGCTGATAGAATCATGAAGCGCACCTGCCATATCACCGTCAAGGTCGCCGACAAGTAG
- the rpmC gene encoding 50S ribosomal protein L29 — protein sequence MKATELRAKSAEELKQDLIGLLKEQFNLRMRKATGQLNQSHLLPGVKRDIARVKTVLNEKAGQ from the coding sequence ATGAAAGCAACAGAGCTGCGTGCAAAATCAGCCGAGGAGCTGAAGCAAGATCTGATCGGCCTCCTGAAGGAGCAGTTCAACCTGCGCATGCGTAAAGCGACAGGTCAGCTGAATCAGTCTCATCTCCTCCCAGGGGTGAAGCGTGATATTGCTCGCGTGAAAACAGTATTGAACGAAAAGGCAGGACAGTGA
- the rplB gene encoding 50S ribosomal protein L2 — protein sequence MPIVKTKPTSAGRRHVVKLYNPDLHKGRPYEPLVESQSKSGGRNNAGRITTRHVGGGHKQHYRIIDFKRIKDGIPATIERIEYDPNRSAHIALIKYADGERRYIIAPKGMQIGEPVRSGIDAPIKVGSTLPLRNIPVGSVVHCVELKPGKGAQLARSAGASVQLVAREGAYATIRLRSGEMRKVLVDCRATLGEVSNSEHSLKRLGKAGASRWRGKRPTVRGVAMNPVDHPHGGGEGRTSGGRHPVTPWGVPTKGHKTRKNKRTDKMIVRRRSAK from the coding sequence ATGCCGATCGTCAAAACCAAACCAACATCTGCCGGACGCCGTCATGTTGTAAAGCTTTACAACCCGGATTTGCACAAAGGGCGCCCTTACGAACCGTTGGTCGAATCTCAAAGCAAGTCGGGTGGCCGTAACAATGCTGGCCGCATTACTACCCGTCATGTTGGTGGTGGCCATAAGCAGCACTACCGTATTATTGACTTTAAGCGGATTAAGGATGGTATTCCAGCGACAATTGAGCGCATTGAATACGATCCTAACCGCTCTGCGCACATCGCGCTGATTAAGTACGCCGATGGCGAGCGCCGTTACATTATCGCTCCTAAAGGCATGCAGATTGGCGAGCCTGTGCGCTCAGGAATCGACGCACCTATTAAGGTGGGAAGCACATTGCCGCTGCGGAATATCCCAGTAGGTTCTGTGGTTCATTGCGTTGAGCTCAAGCCTGGCAAAGGTGCACAGCTGGCTCGCTCTGCGGGCGCATCCGTACAGCTGGTTGCTCGGGAAGGCGCGTATGCGACTATCCGCCTGCGTTCAGGTGAAATGCGTAAGGTGCTTGTAGATTGCCGTGCCACGTTGGGTGAAGTATCCAACAGTGAACACAGTCTCAAGCGGCTTGGCAAAGCGGGTGCATCACGTTGGCGTGGTAAGCGTCCAACAGTGCGTGGTGTTGCTATGAACCCAGTTGACCACCCACATGGTGGTGGTGAAGGGCGTACCTCTGGCGGGCGTCACCCGGTTACTCCGTGGGGTGTTCCGACCAAAGGGCATAAGACTCGTAAGAACAAACGTACTGATAAAATGATAGTACGTCGTCGTTCAGCCAAGTAA
- the rpsC gene encoding 30S ribosomal protein S3, producing the protein MGHKVNPIGFRLGVIKEHNSVWYADKKEYAKNLLNDIQVREFLDKRLVKASVSKIVIERPAQNARITIHTARPGIVIGKKGEDVDRLRREVGVMMGVPVHINIEEVRKPDLDARLVAQNVAGQLERRVMFRRAMKRAVQNAMRQGAKGIKIQVGGRLGGAEIARSEWYREGRVPLHTLRADIDYATYEAHTTYGVIGVKVWIFKGEILGGMEQVRADKKASGKKGSK; encoded by the coding sequence ATGGGTCATAAAGTAAATCCGATCGGCTTTCGCCTGGGTGTGATCAAAGAGCACAACTCAGTATGGTATGCCGATAAAAAGGAATACGCGAAAAACCTGTTGAACGATATTCAGGTTCGCGAATTCTTGGACAAGCGTCTTGTAAAAGCGTCTGTCAGCAAGATTGTGATCGAGCGCCCTGCTCAGAACGCCCGTATCACGATTCATACTGCCCGCCCCGGTATAGTTATCGGTAAGAAGGGTGAAGATGTTGATCGTCTGCGTCGGGAAGTCGGCGTAATGATGGGCGTGCCCGTCCACATCAACATTGAAGAAGTCCGCAAGCCGGATTTGGATGCCCGCTTGGTAGCGCAAAACGTTGCCGGCCAGTTGGAGCGTCGTGTGATGTTTCGTCGCGCTATGAAGCGCGCGGTTCAGAACGCAATGCGCCAGGGAGCCAAAGGCATCAAGATTCAGGTTGGCGGTCGTCTCGGGGGAGCTGAAATTGCCCGTTCCGAGTGGTATCGCGAAGGTCGTGTTCCGCTGCACACATTGCGTGCAGATATTGATTACGCAACCTACGAAGCGCACACCACTTACGGCGTAATCGGCGTCAAGGTATGGATCTTCAAAGGTGAGATTCTTGGTGGTATGGAACAGGTCCGTGCTGACAAGAAAGCCTCTGGGAAAAAAGGTTCTAAGTAA
- the rpsS gene encoding 30S ribosomal protein S19, whose product MPRSLKKGPFIDLHLLKKVEAALEVNDKRPIKTWSRRSTIFPEFVGLTIAVHNGRQHVPVYVTEDMVGHKLGEFAATRTYRGHSADKKAKR is encoded by the coding sequence GTGCCACGTTCTTTAAAGAAAGGTCCTTTTATAGACCTGCATCTGTTGAAGAAGGTCGAAGCAGCTCTGGAAGTAAACGATAAGCGGCCGATCAAAACCTGGTCGCGTCGTTCAACGATCTTTCCAGAGTTCGTAGGTTTGACCATTGCAGTCCACAACGGCAGGCAGCACGTGCCGGTTTATGTTACCGAAGACATGGTCGGGCATAAACTGGGTGAGTTCGCGGCAACGCGTACTTATCGCGGCCATTCGGCCGACAAGAAAGCTAAACGCTGA
- the rplW gene encoding 50S ribosomal protein L23, with translation MNQERIYKVLLGPHVSEKASLVAEHGQVVFRVAPDATKSEIGKAVEQLFNVTVEGVQVLNRKGKLKRTARGFGKRNDIRKAYVKLAEGQDIDFLDVE, from the coding sequence ATGAATCAGGAACGTATTTATAAGGTCCTTCTTGGGCCTCACGTATCGGAGAAGGCCTCTCTGGTAGCCGAGCATGGTCAGGTAGTGTTCCGGGTAGCCCCGGATGCGACTAAGTCGGAGATCGGAAAGGCTGTTGAACAGTTGTTCAACGTCACCGTAGAAGGTGTTCAGGTTCTGAATCGTAAGGGCAAGCTCAAACGTACCGCCCGCGGGTTCGGCAAGCGTAATGACATTCGTAAGGCTTACGTAAAGCTGGCTGAAGGTCAGGACATCGATTTTCTGGATGTGGAATAA